A window from Mustela erminea isolate mMusErm1 chromosome 17, mMusErm1.Pri, whole genome shotgun sequence encodes these proteins:
- the LOC116575711 gene encoding T-cell surface glycoprotein CD1c-like isoform X5 produces the protein MLRLDYPFEMQVSAGCELCPGNTSESFFHTAFQGKEIMSFQGTHWVPARDAPSWAGRATKELNQDQGTRKTLQWLLNDTCPQFLRGLLEAGKSELEKQEHRALQGPSRCTHGSLGWGGRQGRLSCRGQREWTVTGSTSRGGDVGCRVPALTPPTSLSDTVKPEAWLSAGRPPGPGRLLLVCHVSGFHPKPVWVMWMRGEQEQQGTRRGDVLPHADGTWYLRVTLDVAAREAAGLSCRVRHSSLGGQDIVLHWEGSLSSTWLIPVAVLGSLLMSGCVGCLVVWCRKRGSYQGIL, from the exons ATGCTGCGGCTGGACT ATCCCTTTGAGATGCAGGTGTCTGCCGGCTGCGAGCTGTGCCCCGGCAACACCTCGGAAAGCTTCTTCCACACGGCATTTCAAGGAAAAGAGATCATGAGTTTCCAAGGAACTCATTGGGTGCCAGCCCGCGATGCCCCCTCTTGGGCAGGCAGGGCCACCAAAGAGCTCAATCAGGACCAGGGGACCAGAAAGACCCTGCAGTGGTTATTAAACGACACCTGCCCGCAGTTCCTCAGAGGCCTCCTGGAGGCAGGGAAGTCGGAGCTGGAGAAGCAAG AACACAGGGCGCTCCAGGGGCCAAGCAGATGCACTCACGGGAGCCTGGGATGGGGCGGGCgtcagggaaggctttcctgCAGAGGCCAACGCGAATGGACAGTCACGGGCTCCACCTCCAGAGGGGGAGATGTGGGCTGCAGAGTTCCGGCCTTGACACCCCCCACTTCCTTATCGGACACAGTGAAGCCGGAGGCCTGGCTGTCCGCCGGCCGCCCTCCCGGTCCCGGCCGTCTGCTGCTGGTGTGTCACGTCTCCGGCTTCCACCCGAAGCCCGTGTGGGTGATGTGGATGCGGGgtgagcaggagcagcagggcaCCCGGCGAGGCGACGTCCTGCCCCACGCGGACGGGACGTGGTATCTCCGAGTGACCCTGGACGTGGCGGCCCGGGAGGCGGCCGGTCTGTCCTGCCGCGTGAGACACAGCAGTCTGGGAGGCCAGGACATCGTCCTCCACTGGG AGGGGAGCCTCTCCTCCACGTGGCTCATCCCGGTGGCCGTCCTGGGGTCCCTCCTGATGAGTGGATGCGTTGGATGCTTAGTCGTCTGGTGCAGGAAGCGTGG CTCCTATCAAGGCATCCTGTGA
- the LOC116575711 gene encoding antigen-presenting glycoprotein CD1d-like isoform X3 — protein sequence MGAGRPWARSGFSEPQWERLQQILRVYRRSFTRDVREFVKMLRLDYPFEMQVSAGCELCPGNTSESFFHTAFQGKEIMSFQGTHWVPARDAPSWAGRATKELNQDQGTRKTLQWLLNDTCPQFLRGLLEAGKSELEKQEHRALQGPSRCTHGSLGWGGRQGRLSCRGQREWTVTGSTSRGGDVGCRVPALTPPTSLSDTVKPEAWLSAGRPPGPGRLLLVCHVSGFHPKPVWVMWMRGEQEQQGTRRGDVLPHADGTWYLRVTLDVAAREAAGLSCRVRHSSLGGQDIVLHWEGSLSSTWLIPVAVLGSLLMSGCVGCLVVWCRKRGSYQGIL from the exons GCCCTGGGCGCGGAGCGGGTTCAGCGAGCCGCAGTGGGAGCGGCTGCAGCAGATACTTCGGGTGTACCGCCGGAGCTTCACCAGGGACGTGCGAGAATTCGTCAAGATGCTGCGGCTGGACT ATCCCTTTGAGATGCAGGTGTCTGCCGGCTGCGAGCTGTGCCCCGGCAACACCTCGGAAAGCTTCTTCCACACGGCATTTCAAGGAAAAGAGATCATGAGTTTCCAAGGAACTCATTGGGTGCCAGCCCGCGATGCCCCCTCTTGGGCAGGCAGGGCCACCAAAGAGCTCAATCAGGACCAGGGGACCAGAAAGACCCTGCAGTGGTTATTAAACGACACCTGCCCGCAGTTCCTCAGAGGCCTCCTGGAGGCAGGGAAGTCGGAGCTGGAGAAGCAAG AACACAGGGCGCTCCAGGGGCCAAGCAGATGCACTCACGGGAGCCTGGGATGGGGCGGGCgtcagggaaggctttcctgCAGAGGCCAACGCGAATGGACAGTCACGGGCTCCACCTCCAGAGGGGGAGATGTGGGCTGCAGAGTTCCGGCCTTGACACCCCCCACTTCCTTATCGGACACAGTGAAGCCGGAGGCCTGGCTGTCCGCCGGCCGCCCTCCCGGTCCCGGCCGTCTGCTGCTGGTGTGTCACGTCTCCGGCTTCCACCCGAAGCCCGTGTGGGTGATGTGGATGCGGGgtgagcaggagcagcagggcaCCCGGCGAGGCGACGTCCTGCCCCACGCGGACGGGACGTGGTATCTCCGAGTGACCCTGGACGTGGCGGCCCGGGAGGCGGCCGGTCTGTCCTGCCGCGTGAGACACAGCAGTCTGGGAGGCCAGGACATCGTCCTCCACTGGG AGGGGAGCCTCTCCTCCACGTGGCTCATCCCGGTGGCCGTCCTGGGGTCCCTCCTGATGAGTGGATGCGTTGGATGCTTAGTCGTCTGGTGCAGGAAGCGTGG CTCCTATCAAGGCATCCTGTGA
- the LOC116575711 gene encoding antigen-presenting glycoprotein CD1d-like isoform X6, with translation MLRLDYPFEMQVSAGCELCPGNTSESFFHTAFQGKEIMSFQGTHWVPARDAPSWAGRATKELNQDQGTRKTLQWLLNDTCPQFLRGLLEAGKSELEKQVKPEAWLSAGRPPGPGRLLLVCHVSGFHPKPVWVMWMRGEQEQQGTRRGDVLPHADGTWYLRVTLDVAAREAAGLSCRVRHSSLGGQDIVLHWEGSLSSTWLIPVAVLGSLLMSGCVGCLVVWCRKRGSYQGIL, from the exons ATGCTGCGGCTGGACT ATCCCTTTGAGATGCAGGTGTCTGCCGGCTGCGAGCTGTGCCCCGGCAACACCTCGGAAAGCTTCTTCCACACGGCATTTCAAGGAAAAGAGATCATGAGTTTCCAAGGAACTCATTGGGTGCCAGCCCGCGATGCCCCCTCTTGGGCAGGCAGGGCCACCAAAGAGCTCAATCAGGACCAGGGGACCAGAAAGACCCTGCAGTGGTTATTAAACGACACCTGCCCGCAGTTCCTCAGAGGCCTCCTGGAGGCAGGGAAGTCGGAGCTGGAGAAGCAAG TGAAGCCGGAGGCCTGGCTGTCCGCCGGCCGCCCTCCCGGTCCCGGCCGTCTGCTGCTGGTGTGTCACGTCTCCGGCTTCCACCCGAAGCCCGTGTGGGTGATGTGGATGCGGGgtgagcaggagcagcagggcaCCCGGCGAGGCGACGTCCTGCCCCACGCGGACGGGACGTGGTATCTCCGAGTGACCCTGGACGTGGCGGCCCGGGAGGCGGCCGGTCTGTCCTGCCGCGTGAGACACAGCAGTCTGGGAGGCCAGGACATCGTCCTCCACTGGG AGGGGAGCCTCTCCTCCACGTGGCTCATCCCGGTGGCCGTCCTGGGGTCCCTCCTGATGAGTGGATGCGTTGGATGCTTAGTCGTCTGGTGCAGGAAGCGTGG CTCCTATCAAGGCATCCTGTGA